From Bosea sp. NBC_00550, the proteins below share one genomic window:
- a CDS encoding NAD(P)/FAD-dependent oxidoreductase has protein sequence MSTPFDLAIVGGGIHGATVALFCARAGMRTVLFERGSLCREASGVNAGTLTMQMTRVALIPYALQAHAMWASAREWLGHDAGVVVCDGLSLAFTQREVELLSFRAGKRREAGAPIDLVTATAARAVEPGLGEGVLLAAHCKVDGYANAYLTGQAYHAALIEAGVDLREETPVSGVEREEGGFAVQTAAGPVRAKRLVLAGGVWLEEMMAWLGITLPIKVLVNQLAVTERVAPVMRTVVGIASGLLSLKQYPHGTVVIGGGWQGRGDRQRGGVELVPESLIGNMRLACHAIPALRHARLARAWAGLEAETADALPAAGPIPGIPDAYICGSVHSGYTSGPYIARLLAQRILGQEPADPLFPIDRLLASPAASPTPSAAAGRATDEQPQHV, from the coding sequence ATGAGCACACCTTTCGATCTCGCCATCGTCGGCGGCGGAATTCATGGCGCGACGGTGGCGCTGTTTTGCGCCCGCGCCGGCATGAGGACCGTGCTGTTCGAGCGCGGCAGCCTCTGCCGCGAGGCCTCGGGCGTGAACGCGGGCACGCTGACCATGCAGATGACGCGGGTGGCGCTGATCCCCTACGCGCTGCAGGCCCATGCGATGTGGGCCTCGGCGCGCGAGTGGCTGGGGCACGATGCCGGCGTCGTCGTCTGCGATGGGCTCTCGCTCGCCTTCACGCAGCGCGAGGTCGAACTGCTCAGCTTCCGCGCGGGCAAGCGTCGTGAGGCGGGCGCACCAATCGACTTGGTCACGGCAACAGCAGCGCGCGCGGTCGAACCGGGACTCGGCGAGGGCGTCCTGCTCGCCGCGCATTGTAAGGTCGACGGCTACGCCAATGCCTATCTGACGGGCCAGGCCTATCACGCCGCCCTGATCGAGGCCGGTGTCGATCTGCGCGAGGAGACGCCCGTGTCGGGCGTCGAACGCGAAGAGGGCGGCTTTGCCGTCCAGACCGCCGCAGGCCCGGTCCGGGCAAAGCGGCTCGTGCTGGCGGGGGGCGTCTGGCTCGAGGAGATGATGGCTTGGCTCGGCATCACCTTGCCCATCAAGGTGCTGGTGAACCAGCTCGCGGTGACCGAGCGCGTGGCGCCCGTCATGCGCACGGTGGTCGGCATCGCCAGCGGGCTTTTGTCGCTCAAGCAGTACCCGCACGGCACGGTGGTGATCGGCGGCGGCTGGCAAGGCCGTGGCGACCGGCAGCGCGGCGGGGTCGAGCTCGTGCCCGAGAGCCTGATCGGCAATATGCGCCTCGCCTGCCATGCGATACCGGCGCTGCGCCATGCGAGGCTGGCGCGCGCCTGGGCGGGGCTGGAAGCGGAGACGGCCGACGCGCTGCCCGCGGCCGGGCCGATCCCGGGCATCCCCGACGCCTATATCTGTGGCAGCGTTCACTCCGGCTACACCAGCGGGCCCTACATCGCCCGGCTGCTCGCCCAGCGGATCCTCGGGCAGGAGCCCGCCGATCCTCTCTTCCCAATCGACCGGCTGCTGGCGTCGCCGGCCGCCTCGCCCACCCCATCTGCCGCCGCAGGCCGAGCCACCGATGAACAGCCACAGCATGTCTGA
- a CDS encoding FAD/NAD(P)-dependent oxidoreductase has product MMQADLIVIGAGPAGAAAALAASEAGLLVVLLDEDASPGGQVYRAPPAGLSVAPDTRGADERAGDALREAVAASAVVWKGGARVWSISGAFRVDAVTAAGSESFTAPRLVAATGAHERLVPFPGWTTPGVIGLAAATILLKSQGMVPGRRTVVAGCGPLLAAVAAKIVAGGGAVAAIIDLSGPGDWLKALPAMASRPDLLRQGLGWALKLGAACVPVLFRHTVTAVSGGEACEAVTVAPVDAEGRPTGGRSRVFAADALAIGHGLVPGSEIPKLLRAEHRFEPEAGGWAPVRDAFGRCSVAGLYTVGDGAAVAGAEPARLSGRLAGLAAAQDAGRLPAHVSAREAGEARAALDKALVFAGAINRLMRARPAMVEEIAKDTVICRCEDVRRGEIEAAISAGAREINQLKHFTRCGMGPCQGRMCGETAATLLARHVGSREAAGYWTGRPPLRPVPLADLLGEFDYGDIPVPNPAPL; this is encoded by the coding sequence ATGATGCAGGCCGATCTCATCGTCATCGGAGCAGGCCCGGCCGGCGCGGCCGCCGCGCTGGCCGCGAGCGAGGCCGGGCTGTTGGTTGTGCTGCTGGACGAGGACGCCTCTCCCGGCGGGCAGGTCTACCGTGCGCCGCCGGCGGGCCTCTCGGTCGCGCCGGACACGCGGGGCGCCGACGAGCGGGCTGGGGATGCGCTGCGCGAGGCGGTTGCTGCCTCGGCCGTGGTCTGGAAGGGCGGGGCGCGCGTCTGGTCGATCTCGGGTGCGTTTCGAGTCGATGCGGTGACGGCGGCCGGCAGCGAGAGCTTCACCGCGCCGCGGCTGGTCGCCGCCACCGGTGCGCATGAGCGGCTGGTGCCCTTTCCGGGCTGGACGACGCCCGGCGTAATCGGGCTCGCGGCCGCGACGATCCTCTTGAAATCGCAGGGGATGGTGCCGGGCCGCCGCACGGTGGTGGCCGGCTGCGGGCCGCTGCTCGCTGCGGTCGCGGCCAAGATCGTCGCGGGGGGCGGGGCGGTCGCGGCGATCATCGATCTGTCGGGGCCGGGCGACTGGCTGAAGGCGCTGCCGGCGATGGCGAGCCGGCCGGATCTGCTGCGGCAGGGCCTCGGCTGGGCACTGAAGCTGGGCGCGGCATGCGTGCCGGTGCTGTTTCGCCATACGGTCACGGCCGTCTCCGGCGGTGAGGCCTGCGAGGCGGTGACGGTCGCGCCTGTTGATGCGGAGGGACGGCCGACGGGCGGCCGCTCGCGCGTCTTTGCGGCGGATGCGCTTGCCATCGGCCATGGACTGGTGCCGGGCAGCGAGATTCCGAAGCTGCTGCGGGCGGAGCATCGCTTCGAGCCGGAGGCGGGCGGCTGGGCGCCGGTGCGCGATGCTTTCGGGCGCTGTTCGGTCGCGGGTCTCTATACGGTTGGGGACGGGGCGGCGGTGGCGGGTGCCGAGCCGGCGCGGCTCTCGGGTCGGCTCGCCGGGCTGGCGGCGGCGCAGGATGCGGGGCGGCTGCCGGCTCATGTCTCCGCCCGCGAGGCGGGGGAGGCGCGTGCTGCGCTCGACAAGGCGCTGGTCTTCGCCGGCGCGATCAACCGGCTAATGCGCGCACGGCCGGCGATGGTCGAGGAGATTGCCAAGGACACGGTGATCTGTCGCTGCGAAGATGTTCGCCGTGGCGAGATCGAGGCCGCTATCTCGGCGGGCGCGCGCGAGATCAACCAGCTCAAGCATTTCACCCGCTGCGGCATGGGCCCCTGCCAGGGGCGAATGTGCGGCGAGACGGCGGCGACGCTGCTCGCCCGCCATGTCGGTTCGCGCGAGGCGGCGGGCTACTGGACCGGGCGGCCGCCGCTGCGGCCTGTTCCGCTGGCAGATCTGCTCGGCGAGTTCGACTATGGCGACATCCCCGTGCCGAATCCGGCCCCGCTATGA
- a CDS encoding (2Fe-2S)-binding protein → MTALRIADGFRRGAAVTFDVDGVAVVGHRGETLAAALLAAGFARLRHSPRDFSPRGAYCFMGACQECVVQVGGVLRQSCQVPVEDGLVVGLKGSL, encoded by the coding sequence ATGACGGCTCTGCGGATTGCGGACGGGTTCCGGCGGGGTGCCGCCGTCACCTTTGACGTCGACGGCGTGGCCGTCGTCGGCCATCGCGGCGAGACACTGGCGGCGGCGCTGCTGGCGGCCGGATTCGCCCGGCTGCGACATAGCCCCCGCGATTTTTCGCCGCGCGGCGCCTACTGCTTCATGGGCGCCTGCCAGGAATGCGTGGTGCAGGTCGGCGGCGTGCTGCGCCAGTCCTGCCAGGTGCCGGTCGAGGATGGGCTGGTCGTTGGACTCAAGGGCTCGCTCTGA
- a CDS encoding transporter substrate-binding domain-containing protein, which produces MLNKLALGLAALLGLATAALPMTAGARTLDEILKSGTLKVGVNPTLPPLAKFDEKNEVVGFDVDFATEIAKMLGVKLEVVQTGSPDRIPFVASGKIDLVMGAMTRNPERAKVIDFTVPVHTEVFGVLTTEAKSYKDWKELDSPSVTLIQVRGTTPVKFIEDNLKQAQVTLLDNYPDAVRALAQGRGDAMIDVIDFVGEQMNRFKDVKWKVVETPVDVYYCSFGLAKNATGLKDWLNVAIFEMHRRGKTDALWVKWFGIKMLNPTGFTPYF; this is translated from the coding sequence ATGCTCAATAAATTAGCGCTCGGCCTTGCCGCGCTGCTCGGCCTCGCCACCGCCGCCCTGCCGATGACGGCCGGCGCGCGCACGCTCGACGAAATCCTGAAATCCGGCACGCTGAAAGTCGGCGTCAATCCGACGCTGCCGCCGCTGGCCAAGTTCGACGAGAAGAACGAGGTCGTCGGCTTCGACGTCGATTTCGCCACCGAGATCGCCAAGATGCTGGGCGTGAAGCTCGAGGTCGTGCAGACCGGCTCGCCCGACCGCATTCCCTTCGTCGCCTCGGGCAAGATCGATCTCGTCATGGGCGCGATGACGCGCAATCCCGAGCGCGCCAAGGTCATCGACTTCACCGTGCCTGTTCATACCGAGGTCTTCGGCGTGCTGACGACCGAAGCCAAGTCCTACAAGGACTGGAAGGAGCTCGACAGCCCAAGCGTTACCCTGATCCAGGTGCGCGGCACCACGCCGGTCAAGTTCATCGAGGACAATCTCAAGCAGGCCCAGGTCACGCTGCTCGACAATTATCCCGACGCGGTGCGGGCGTTAGCGCAGGGCCGCGGCGATGCGATGATCGACGTGATCGACTTCGTCGGGGAGCAAATGAACCGCTTCAAGGACGTGAAGTGGAAGGTGGTCGAGACGCCGGTCGACGTCTACTATTGCAGCTTCGGCCTCGCCAAGAACGCGACCGGCCTGAAGGACTGGCTCAACGTCGCGATCTTCGAGATGCACCGCCGCGGCAAGACCGACGCGCTCTGGGTCAAGTGGTTCGGCATCAAGATGCTCAACCCGACCGGCTTCACGCCCTACTTCTGA
- a CDS encoding phosphotriesterase family protein, with protein MTAPNRPAAPGEIQTVCGPIAPADLGPTLMHEHLLCDVTPPELAAQGLPEVEITPWNAAEIRYHWCRHYGNHILSDVAEMTEEVRLFRESGGRAIVELTIEGIRPDPLGLRAISQATGVAIVAGCGVYIESFAGEAVTARSTDDLAALMIASVRDGLHSTDIRAGIIGEIGISDPPTEGELRALTAAAIAQRETGASINVHPGRDPASPLQVIEHVRAAGGDVTRLIISHLDRTFATLDQALALVATGAVAEWDFFGIESSHYPFAPIDLPNDGMRLNWIAGLVARGHGAQVTISQDICTKTRLKRHGGHGYGHLIENLVPMMRRKGFDEAMIDQLVIGTPRRLLTLV; from the coding sequence GTGACCGCGCCGAACCGACCCGCCGCCCCAGGCGAGATCCAGACCGTCTGCGGCCCGATCGCGCCGGCCGATCTCGGCCCGACCCTGATGCACGAGCATCTGCTCTGTGACGTCACGCCACCCGAACTCGCCGCGCAGGGCCTTCCGGAAGTCGAGATCACGCCCTGGAACGCGGCCGAAATCCGCTATCACTGGTGCCGGCATTACGGGAACCACATCCTCTCGGACGTGGCTGAGATGACGGAAGAGGTGCGGCTCTTCCGCGAGAGCGGCGGCCGCGCCATCGTCGAGCTGACGATCGAGGGCATCCGGCCCGATCCGCTCGGGCTGCGCGCAATTTCGCAGGCGACCGGCGTCGCGATCGTCGCGGGATGCGGGGTCTATATCGAGAGCTTCGCCGGTGAGGCGGTCACCGCGCGCTCGACTGACGACCTCGCCGCCCTGATGATCGCCAGCGTCCGCGACGGCCTCCACAGCACCGATATCCGCGCCGGCATCATCGGCGAGATCGGCATCAGCGATCCGCCGACGGAGGGCGAGTTGCGTGCCCTCACGGCCGCAGCCATCGCCCAGCGCGAGACCGGCGCCAGCATCAACGTCCATCCCGGTCGCGACCCCGCCTCGCCGCTGCAGGTGATCGAGCACGTCCGTGCGGCAGGGGGCGACGTCACGCGCCTGATCATCAGCCATCTCGACCGGACCTTCGCGACGCTCGACCAGGCGCTGGCGCTGGTCGCGACGGGGGCCGTCGCGGAGTGGGATTTCTTCGGTATCGAATCCTCGCACTACCCCTTCGCGCCGATCGACCTGCCCAATGACGGCATGCGGCTGAACTGGATCGCCGGGCTCGTCGCGCGCGGCCATGGCGCGCAGGTGACGATCTCGCAGGACATCTGCACGAAGACGCGGCTCAAGCGTCATGGCGGCCATGGCTATGGTCATCTGATCGAGAATTTGGTGCCGATGATGCGCCGCAAGGGATTCGACGAGGCCATGATCGACCAGTTGGTGATCGGAACGCCGCGCCGGCTGCTCACCCTTGTCTGA
- a CDS encoding DMT family transporter translates to MSEAGAEALRRGRRDIVIGALLMVVATFCFVSLDSILKALAARHDVLFLAWGRNLFQVVYLIAAMPFLGARRMLVTRHPFIQLCRGAALVGTTVFIVLALKTMPLAQTYAITFSAPLIATVLAMIFLKEQPSLRRWACILAGFAGVMVALQPQAPGAGGFLVFPLAMALANAGYHVLTRAIASDEDPLAMLFHVGFFALLITSLALPWSWSWMAQWEWGLLALGGAFGTLAHLLLIEAFRRAPTAVISPMIYSQIIAACLIGYLVFGEVPTLATLLGAAIVIASGVALIRSRG, encoded by the coding sequence TTGTCTGAGGCCGGCGCGGAGGCCCTGCGGCGCGGCCGGCGCGATATCGTCATCGGCGCGCTGCTGATGGTGGTGGCAACCTTTTGTTTCGTCAGCCTCGATTCGATCCTGAAGGCGCTGGCCGCGCGCCATGACGTGCTGTTCCTGGCCTGGGGCCGCAACCTGTTCCAGGTAGTCTACCTCATCGCCGCGATGCCGTTTCTCGGCGCGCGGCGCATGCTTGTGACGCGACACCCCTTCATTCAGCTCTGTCGCGGCGCGGCGCTGGTGGGCACCACCGTTTTCATCGTGCTGGCGCTGAAGACGATGCCGCTGGCGCAGACCTATGCGATCACCTTCTCGGCCCCGCTGATCGCCACCGTCCTGGCGATGATCTTCCTGAAGGAGCAGCCTTCGCTGCGGCGCTGGGCCTGCATTCTCGCCGGTTTCGCTGGCGTCATGGTCGCCTTGCAGCCGCAGGCGCCGGGTGCCGGCGGCTTTCTCGTCTTTCCCCTCGCCATGGCGCTGGCCAATGCCGGCTATCATGTGCTGACCCGCGCGATCGCCAGCGATGAAGACCCGCTGGCGATGCTGTTCCATGTCGGCTTCTTCGCGCTTTTGATCACCTCGCTCGCTCTGCCCTGGTCCTGGTCTTGGATGGCACAGTGGGAATGGGGCCTGCTGGCGCTCGGCGGCGCCTTCGGCACGCTGGCCCATCTGCTGCTGATCGAGGCCTTCCGGCGCGCGCCGACCGCCGTGATCTCGCCGATGATCTATTCGCAAATCATCGCCGCCTGCCTGATCGGCTATCTCGTCTTCGGGGAGGTGCCGACGCTGGCGACGCTGTTGGGCGCGGCCATCGTCATCGCCAGCGGCGTGGCACTGATCCGTTCTCGGGGCTGA
- a CDS encoding GntR family transcriptional regulator — translation MTLTEPSDAHGYNLSNLAYKAVSDMVRGRRLKGGEVIVEAKLAEILGISRTPLREALQRLEGEGLVVKAANRSFMVRNVDLGEYLQSLKVRELLEGEAAFLAAGRLSQAKLGMVHREIDELMAATTYHTDAHWRSDDNVHGLYIDGCGNAVMGQMIRSLRVTTRLFEIARLADRVGQDAVEHLEIVVALEAEDAKRARKAAQAHIKSLSRFSLDNIS, via the coding sequence ATGACCCTGACCGAGCCGAGCGACGCTCACGGTTACAACCTCTCCAACCTCGCCTACAAGGCGGTGTCGGACATGGTGCGCGGCCGCCGCCTCAAGGGAGGCGAGGTCATCGTCGAGGCGAAGCTTGCCGAAATCCTCGGCATCTCGCGCACGCCGCTGCGCGAGGCGCTGCAGCGGCTCGAAGGCGAAGGGCTGGTGGTCAAGGCCGCCAACCGCTCCTTCATGGTCCGCAATGTCGATCTCGGCGAGTATCTGCAGAGCCTGAAGGTGCGCGAGCTGCTGGAAGGCGAGGCGGCGTTCCTGGCGGCCGGGCGGCTCTCGCAGGCCAAGCTCGGCATGGTCCATCGCGAGATCGACGAGCTGATGGCGGCGACGACCTATCACACCGACGCGCATTGGCGCTCGGACGACAATGTCCACGGCCTCTATATCGACGGCTGCGGCAATGCGGTGATGGGCCAGATGATCCGCTCGCTGCGCGTCACCACGCGACTGTTCGAGATCGCCCGCCTCGCCGACCGGGTCGGGCAGGACGCGGTCGAGCATCTCGAAATTGTGGTGGCGCTCGAGGCCGAGGATGCCAAGCGCGCCCGCAAGGCCGCCCAGGCGCATATCAAGAGCCTGTCGCGCTTCTCGCTCGACAATATCTCCTGA
- the hydA gene encoding dihydropyrimidinase: MAYDLIIANGTIATASDVFSCDVGIRDGVIVALGHDLGEASETIDASGHLVLPGGIDSHVHIAQPSGEGIVMADDFASGTLSAAFGGNTTVMPFCMQEKGTSLRETVKDYHRLAEGRCYTDVSFHLVISEPTEQVLGQDLPALIEDGYTSFKVFMTYDGLALNDRQMLEVMSVARETGALVMVHAENDDAIRFLTDRLERGGHVAPKFHGTSRPIPVEREATHRAISLAELVDVPVMIVHVSNREAMEEIARARSRGLKVYGETCPQYLVLTEADMDGLNMEGAKYVCSPPPRDTASQQACWEGLANGTFNVFSSDHCPFRYDDPAGKLTPKGRTSFRWVPNGIPGVETRLPILFSEGVGKGRITLNQFVALSATNHAKTYGLTKKGSIALGMDADIAIWDPKREVTISQSLLHHGSDYTPYEGITVTGWPVTTILRGQVVIRDGNLVGKPGQGGHVARERSVLAAPAGQLPTGVEPAGRYG; this comes from the coding sequence ATGGCTTACGACCTAATCATCGCTAATGGCACGATCGCCACCGCATCGGACGTGTTTTCCTGCGATGTCGGCATCCGCGACGGCGTCATCGTCGCGCTCGGCCATGATCTCGGCGAAGCAAGCGAGACGATCGACGCCTCCGGCCACCTCGTCCTGCCCGGCGGCATCGACAGCCATGTCCACATCGCCCAGCCGAGCGGTGAGGGCATCGTTATGGCGGATGATTTCGCCTCGGGCACGCTCTCGGCGGCCTTCGGCGGCAACACCACCGTGATGCCGTTCTGCATGCAGGAGAAAGGCACGAGCCTGCGCGAGACGGTGAAGGATTATCACAGACTGGCGGAGGGCCGCTGCTACACCGACGTCTCCTTCCATCTCGTCATCTCCGAGCCGACCGAGCAGGTGCTGGGGCAGGACCTGCCGGCGCTGATCGAGGACGGCTACACCTCCTTCAAGGTCTTCATGACCTATGACGGGCTCGCTTTGAACGACCGGCAGATGCTCGAAGTGATGTCGGTGGCGCGCGAGACCGGCGCGCTCGTCATGGTCCATGCCGAGAATGACGACGCGATCCGCTTCCTGACCGACCGGCTCGAACGCGGCGGCCATGTCGCGCCGAAATTCCACGGCACCTCGCGGCCGATCCCCGTCGAGCGCGAGGCGACGCATCGCGCGATCTCGCTCGCCGAACTCGTTGATGTGCCCGTGATGATCGTCCACGTCTCCAACCGCGAGGCGATGGAGGAGATCGCCCGCGCTCGTTCGCGCGGCCTGAAGGTCTATGGCGAGACCTGCCCGCAATATCTCGTGCTGACCGAGGCCGACATGGACGGCCTCAACATGGAGGGCGCGAAATATGTCTGTTCGCCGCCGCCGCGCGATACCGCCAGCCAGCAGGCCTGCTGGGAGGGGCTCGCCAATGGCACCTTCAACGTCTTCTCCTCCGACCACTGCCCGTTCCGCTACGATGACCCCGCCGGCAAGCTGACGCCGAAGGGGCGCACCTCGTTCCGCTGGGTGCCCAACGGCATTCCCGGCGTCGAGACAAGGCTACCGATCCTGTTCTCGGAGGGCGTCGGCAAGGGCCGAATCACGCTGAACCAGTTCGTCGCCCTTTCCGCGACCAATCACGCCAAGACCTATGGGCTGACTAAAAAGGGCTCGATTGCGCTCGGCATGGATGCCGACATCGCGATCTGGGACCCCAAGCGCGAGGTCACGATCAGCCAGTCCCTGCTGCATCACGGCAGCGACTACACCCCCTATGAGGGCATCACGGTGACGGGCTGGCCGGTGACCACCATCCTGCGCGGGCAAGTCGTAATCCGCGACGGCAACCTCGTCGGCAAGCCCGGCCAGGGCGGCCATGTCGCGCGCGAACGGTCGGTGCTGGCGGCGCCGGCAGGCCAGTTGCCGACAGGGGTCGAGCCGGCGGGGCGATACGGATGA
- a CDS encoding HpcH/HpaI aldolase family protein, with protein MRNTLRRQIDDGRTPIGLAACVVRTVEIVTIARSCGFDLLLVDMEHGPIAIGDAASISVTACEAGLPCLVRVGAPYAPDLARVLDCGAEGVVVPHVETADEARLVVEKCRYLPVGKRSLPSPLARLGFRVPPAAQMMAEIEKDTFVVLMIESALGVANAEAIASVDGVDMLMIGANDLAADMGHVGAVEHPAIQAAFARIAGAAAAHGKAFGVIGVGEALLRSHAYDLGAKLIVATNDINLLIDRGLEVAARVRGLA; from the coding sequence ATGCGAAACACCTTGCGCCGGCAGATTGACGACGGCCGCACGCCGATCGGGCTCGCCGCCTGCGTGGTCCGCACGGTCGAGATCGTCACCATCGCGCGCAGCTGCGGCTTCGATCTTCTGCTCGTCGACATGGAGCATGGCCCGATCGCGATCGGTGACGCCGCCTCGATCAGCGTCACCGCCTGCGAGGCTGGGCTGCCCTGTCTGGTGCGGGTCGGCGCGCCATATGCGCCCGACCTCGCCCGCGTTCTCGACTGCGGCGCCGAGGGGGTGGTCGTGCCCCATGTCGAAACCGCCGATGAAGCCCGCCTCGTCGTTGAGAAATGCCGCTACCTGCCCGTCGGCAAGCGCTCCTTGCCGAGTCCGCTGGCGCGGCTGGGCTTTCGCGTGCCGCCCGCCGCGCAGATGATGGCCGAGATCGAGAAGGACACCTTCGTCGTCCTGATGATCGAGAGCGCGCTCGGTGTCGCCAATGCCGAGGCGATTGCCTCGGTTGATGGCGTCGACATGCTGATGATCGGGGCCAACGACCTCGCCGCGGATATGGGCCATGTCGGCGCCGTCGAGCATCCGGCCATTCAGGCAGCCTTTGCGCGCATCGCGGGCGCGGCTGCGGCGCATGGCAAGGCCTTCGGCGTCATCGGAGTCGGGGAGGCGCTTTTGCGCAGCCATGCCTATGATCTCGGCGCAAAGCTGATCGTCGCCACCAACGACATCAACCTCCTGATCGACCGCGGCCTGGAGGTTGCAGCGCGGGTGCGCGGGCTGGCCTGA
- a CDS encoding sialic acid TRAP transporter substrate-binding protein SiaP, translating to MPRSLLAALAAAALSLVALPAQAQTTVKWAYVYEPAEPHHKGAVKAAELIEQRTGGRYKIQLYPSATLGKESDLNQGLSLGTVDIIISAASFQAQVSKPLGVTYFPFAFRDFDHVQAYAKSDLYKRLGDGYEKATGNRIVALTYAAERHVTSSRPILTPADMKGLKIRVPDAAAYMAFPKALSANPTPISLAEVYTALQSGVVDAQENAFNTIWSKKFHEVQKHIMLTGHVIDVLNTVIGGGTWKKLSDADKAIFVAAMLEGSLLASTLIRDEDDKLRQEIVKAGTSTIHTVDKAAFQKAVLASSKPADFGFVQADFDELVALK from the coding sequence ATGCCCCGCAGCCTGCTGGCGGCTCTCGCCGCAGCGGCCCTGTCGCTGGTCGCCCTTCCCGCACAGGCCCAGACCACTGTGAAATGGGCCTATGTCTACGAACCCGCCGAGCCGCACCACAAGGGCGCGGTCAAGGCCGCCGAACTGATCGAGCAGCGTACCGGCGGGCGCTACAAGATCCAGCTCTACCCCTCGGCGACGCTGGGCAAGGAATCGGACCTCAACCAGGGCCTCTCGCTTGGCACGGTCGACATCATCATCAGCGCGGCGAGCTTCCAGGCGCAGGTCTCCAAGCCGCTCGGCGTGACCTATTTCCCCTTCGCCTTCCGCGATTTCGACCATGTCCAGGCCTATGCCAAGAGCGACCTCTACAAGCGCCTTGGCGACGGCTACGAGAAGGCCACCGGTAACCGCATCGTCGCGCTGACCTATGCGGCCGAGCGGCACGTCACCTCCAGCCGGCCGATCCTGACGCCCGCCGACATGAAGGGCCTGAAGATCCGCGTGCCCGACGCCGCCGCCTACATGGCCTTTCCGAAGGCGCTCTCGGCCAACCCGACGCCGATCTCGCTGGCCGAGGTCTACACCGCCCTGCAGAGCGGCGTCGTCGATGCGCAGGAGAACGCCTTCAACACGATCTGGTCGAAGAAATTCCATGAGGTGCAGAAGCACATCATGCTCACGGGCCATGTCATCGATGTGCTCAACACCGTGATCGGCGGCGGCACCTGGAAGAAACTCTCCGACGCAGACAAGGCGATTTTCGTGGCCGCAATGCTGGAGGGCAGCCTCCTCGCCTCGACACTGATCCGCGATGAGGACGACAAGCTGCGCCAGGAAATCGTCAAGGCGGGCACCAGCACGATCCACACGGTCGACAAGGCTGCGTTCCAGAAGGCCGTGCTGGCGAGCTCCAAGCCGGCGGATTTCGGCTTCGTCCAGGCCGATTTCGACGAGTTGGTGGCGCTGAAGTAA
- a CDS encoding TRAP transporter small permease: MTKPDSLDAMPAALNAKGEFEVQDEAIDLSVYAIEEWVGFGVFCVLGATVFHQFFTRYALNDSAAWTEEIARYLLVCTVFIGIVGSVRKNSHIHVDFFYHWLPRWITRPLSTMVDLGRIAFFGYCIWLTWQLISRIGGQPMSVAPIAIGWVYGVVMLSFAAMTLRAVQVAIRNWTNGYSVLERPGTTGASS; the protein is encoded by the coding sequence ATGACCAAGCCTGACAGCCTCGACGCCATGCCCGCCGCCCTCAACGCCAAGGGTGAGTTCGAGGTGCAGGACGAGGCCATCGACCTCTCGGTCTACGCGATCGAGGAGTGGGTCGGCTTCGGGGTGTTCTGCGTGCTGGGCGCAACCGTCTTCCACCAGTTCTTCACGCGCTACGCGCTGAACGATTCCGCCGCCTGGACGGAGGAGATCGCGCGTTATCTGCTGGTCTGCACGGTGTTCATCGGCATCGTCGGCTCGGTGCGCAAGAACAGCCATATCCATGTCGATTTCTTCTATCACTGGCTGCCGCGCTGGATCACGCGGCCGCTCTCGACGATGGTCGATCTCGGGCGCATCGCCTTTTTCGGCTATTGCATTTGGCTGACCTGGCAGCTGATCTCCCGCATCGGCGGCCAACCCATGTCGGTGGCACCGATCGCGATCGGCTGGGTCTACGGCGTGGTCATGCTGAGCTTCGCGGCGATGACGCTGCGAGCGGTCCAGGTCGCGATCCGCAACTGGACGAACGGCTACAGCGTGCTCGAACGGCCCGGCACGACGGGAGCCAGCTCGTGA
- a CDS encoding DUF3489 domain-containing protein produces the protein MTRRSRKADTTPAIDTSSASESEAISAVVYGSPLPPRPGSKLGIVLGLLQAAEGVSLAKLAAVTDWQPHTTRAALTGLRKRGYVISHENVGAADGAKCSVYRITAGQAQ, from the coding sequence ATGACACGCCGAAGCCGCAAGGCCGACACCACTCCTGCGATCGACACATCGTCCGCTTCTGAGAGCGAAGCCATCTCAGCGGTGGTCTACGGATCGCCTTTGCCGCCCCGTCCCGGCAGTAAGCTCGGCATTGTCTTGGGCCTGCTGCAGGCCGCCGAGGGGGTGAGTCTCGCCAAGCTCGCAGCCGTGACGGACTGGCAGCCACACACGACGCGCGCCGCCCTGACCGGCCTGCGAAAGCGCGGCTACGTCATCTCGCATGAGAATGTCGGCGCTGCCGATGGAGCGAAGTGCTCGGTCTACCGCATCACCGCGGGCCAGGCACAATGA